Proteins encoded in a region of the Apostichopus japonicus isolate 1M-3 chromosome 19, ASM3797524v1, whole genome shotgun sequence genome:
- the LOC139960572 gene encoding epsin-2-like isoform X1 — protein sequence MSTMRKMKNVVNNYSPAEVKVREATSNDPWGPSSSLMSDVADLTYNVVAFSEIMTMIWKRINDHGKNWRHVYKALVLLDYIIKTGSERVAQQCKENIFAIQTLKDFQFYDKDGKDQGLNVREKSKAMVSLLKDDERLKTERERALKAKERFAMASQAVGSAGSDEVEIGKPAADETQNPEISDASFVSPSQGAPPASEMEQARPQTAGEEELQLQLAIAMSKEEAAKSEKEQKHDDLRLQMALSESADDPELAHEQATSTLLNLVETPQQPTPQADPWGADLQPSVPGNDPWGVPAATVSAPISVNDPWGSGPSQTSVSQQALAAKDPWSSDPAALPSEQPVPKPDPWGTPQAMQPVHDPWAPSASVPMKPPQDPDSEFDFLRNEGLMSSSIAMTTHTVPPSYPPLQTNGGLQPQMKTKPEDFLGANSSLVNLDSLVGPTQSNGPALTASNPFLMTAVTGGAMQPPASNPFHQQRAPAPTINQMRQQPFQQPTVPTGSFHTSFPAAGEPSLPPPLLPVAGSTQPQGAQANPFL from the exons ATGTCCACCAtgaggaaaatgaaaaatgttgtgAATAACTATAGCCCCGCTGAAGTCAAGGTCCGAGAGGCCACTTCCAATGATCCATGGGGGCCTTCAAGTTCCTTGATGTCAGATGTAGCTGATCTAACCTATAACGTGGTCGCCTTTTCGGAGATCATGACGATGATCTGGAAGCGTATTAACGACCACGGTAAAAATTGGCGGCACGTCTATAAGGCTCTGGTGCTCTTAGATTACATCATAAAGACAGGGTCAGAGCGTGTAGCCCAACAGTGCAAGGAGAACATTTTCGCTATTCAGACTCTTAAAGATTTTCAGTTTTACGACAAAGATGGTAAAGACCAAGGGTTGAACGTCCGAGAGAAGTCCAAGGCCATGGTATCATTACTGAAAGATGACGAGAGGCTAAAGACAGAAAGGGAGAGGGCACTGAAAGCCAAGGAGAGATTTGCGATGGCCTCTCAGGCAGTCGGCAGTGCAGGCAGCGATGAAGTAGAAATAGGGAAACCTGCTGCTGATGAGACACAAAATCCAGAAA TTTCTGATGCGTCATTTGTTTCTCCCTCCCAAGGGGCTCCTCCTGCCTCTGAGATGGAGCAGGCCAGGCCACAGACAGCAGGAGAAGAGGAGCTCCAGTTACAGCTTGCGATCGCCATGAGCAAGGAAGAAGCAGCAAAGTCGGAGAAAGAGCAGAAACATGACGATTTGAGACTTCAGATGGCGCTGTCAGAAAGTGCAGACGACCCCGAA CTGGCACACGAACAAGCCACATCGACTTTACTCAATCTGGTCGAGACACCGCAACAGCCAACCCCTCAGGCAGATCCATGGGGGGCAGATCTTCAGCCGAGTGTCCCTGGTAATGATCCCTGGGGTGTACCTGCTGCCACGGTCAGTGCTCCAATTTCTGTAAATGACCCCTGGGGGTCGGGTCCATCTCAGACATCCGTTTCACAGCAAGCTCTCGCCGCAAAGGATCCTTGGTCTAGCGATCCTGCTGCCCTACCGTCTGAACAGCCAGTCCCTAAGCCTGATCCTTGGGGTACTCCACAGGCCATGCAGCCAGTGCATGATCCCTGGGCACCCAGTGCATCGGTACCAATGAAGCCACCTCAGGATCCAGACTCCGAGTTTGATTTCCTCCGTAACGAAGGGCTCATGTCATCTTCCATCGCCATGACAACTCATACTGTACCACCCTCCTACCCTCCTCTCCAGACTAACGGAGGCCTACAGCCACAGATGAAGACCAAGCCGGAGGACTTTCTAGGAGCAAATTCCAGTCTGGTCAATCTGGATTCTCTGGTAGGACCAACCCAAAGCAATGGACCGGCCCTGACCGCCAGTAATCCATTCCTAATGACTGCTGTGACTGGCGGTGCCATGCAACCCCCGGCATCTAATCCCTTCCATCAGCAGAGGGCACCTGCTCCAACTATTAACCAAATGAGACAGCAACCTTTCCAGCAGCCAACTGTACCCACAGGGTCCTTTCACACTAGCTTCCCTGCAGCTGGGGAACCATCTCTGCCCCCACCTCTTCTCCCTGTAGCAGGATCAACACAACCTCAAGGTGCCCAGGCCAACCCTTTCTTGTGA
- the LOC139960572 gene encoding epsin-2-like isoform X2, with amino-acid sequence MSTMRKMKNVVNNYSPAEVKVREATSNDPWGPSSSLMSDVADLTYNVVAFSEIMTMIWKRINDHGKNWRHVYKALVLLDYIIKTGSERVAQQCKENIFAIQTLKDFQFYDKDGKDQGLNVREKSKAMVSLLKDDERLKTERERALKAKERFAMASQAVGSAGSDEVEIGKPAADETQNPERAPPASEMEQARPQTAGEEELQLQLAIAMSKEEAAKSEKEQKHDDLRLQMALSESADDPELAHEQATSTLLNLVETPQQPTPQADPWGADLQPSVPGNDPWGVPAATVSAPISVNDPWGSGPSQTSVSQQALAAKDPWSSDPAALPSEQPVPKPDPWGTPQAMQPVHDPWAPSASVPMKPPQDPDSEFDFLRNEGLMSSSIAMTTHTVPPSYPPLQTNGGLQPQMKTKPEDFLGANSSLVNLDSLVGPTQSNGPALTASNPFLMTAVTGGAMQPPASNPFHQQRAPAPTINQMRQQPFQQPTVPTGSFHTSFPAAGEPSLPPPLLPVAGSTQPQGAQANPFL; translated from the exons ATGTCCACCAtgaggaaaatgaaaaatgttgtgAATAACTATAGCCCCGCTGAAGTCAAGGTCCGAGAGGCCACTTCCAATGATCCATGGGGGCCTTCAAGTTCCTTGATGTCAGATGTAGCTGATCTAACCTATAACGTGGTCGCCTTTTCGGAGATCATGACGATGATCTGGAAGCGTATTAACGACCACGGTAAAAATTGGCGGCACGTCTATAAGGCTCTGGTGCTCTTAGATTACATCATAAAGACAGGGTCAGAGCGTGTAGCCCAACAGTGCAAGGAGAACATTTTCGCTATTCAGACTCTTAAAGATTTTCAGTTTTACGACAAAGATGGTAAAGACCAAGGGTTGAACGTCCGAGAGAAGTCCAAGGCCATGGTATCATTACTGAAAGATGACGAGAGGCTAAAGACAGAAAGGGAGAGGGCACTGAAAGCCAAGGAGAGATTTGCGATGGCCTCTCAGGCAGTCGGCAGTGCAGGCAGCGATGAAGTAGAAATAGGGAAACCTGCTGCTGATGAGACACAAAATCCAGAAA GGGCTCCTCCTGCCTCTGAGATGGAGCAGGCCAGGCCACAGACAGCAGGAGAAGAGGAGCTCCAGTTACAGCTTGCGATCGCCATGAGCAAGGAAGAAGCAGCAAAGTCGGAGAAAGAGCAGAAACATGACGATTTGAGACTTCAGATGGCGCTGTCAGAAAGTGCAGACGACCCCGAA CTGGCACACGAACAAGCCACATCGACTTTACTCAATCTGGTCGAGACACCGCAACAGCCAACCCCTCAGGCAGATCCATGGGGGGCAGATCTTCAGCCGAGTGTCCCTGGTAATGATCCCTGGGGTGTACCTGCTGCCACGGTCAGTGCTCCAATTTCTGTAAATGACCCCTGGGGGTCGGGTCCATCTCAGACATCCGTTTCACAGCAAGCTCTCGCCGCAAAGGATCCTTGGTCTAGCGATCCTGCTGCCCTACCGTCTGAACAGCCAGTCCCTAAGCCTGATCCTTGGGGTACTCCACAGGCCATGCAGCCAGTGCATGATCCCTGGGCACCCAGTGCATCGGTACCAATGAAGCCACCTCAGGATCCAGACTCCGAGTTTGATTTCCTCCGTAACGAAGGGCTCATGTCATCTTCCATCGCCATGACAACTCATACTGTACCACCCTCCTACCCTCCTCTCCAGACTAACGGAGGCCTACAGCCACAGATGAAGACCAAGCCGGAGGACTTTCTAGGAGCAAATTCCAGTCTGGTCAATCTGGATTCTCTGGTAGGACCAACCCAAAGCAATGGACCGGCCCTGACCGCCAGTAATCCATTCCTAATGACTGCTGTGACTGGCGGTGCCATGCAACCCCCGGCATCTAATCCCTTCCATCAGCAGAGGGCACCTGCTCCAACTATTAACCAAATGAGACAGCAACCTTTCCAGCAGCCAACTGTACCCACAGGGTCCTTTCACACTAGCTTCCCTGCAGCTGGGGAACCATCTCTGCCCCCACCTCTTCTCCCTGTAGCAGGATCAACACAACCTCAAGGTGCCCAGGCCAACCCTTTCTTGTGA
- the LOC139960573 gene encoding xaa-Arg dipeptidase-like isoform X1: MEAVAVDKIDSSSERLNTLSQELWNNPELCFEEHHAHEILTTFLEKEGFQVQKQYILKTAFKASFGNDDGPQIALMAEYDALPDIGHACGHNLIAEAAIGAALGVKAALEQMKQPRGRVIVLGTPAEEGGCGKALLIKGTALEGIDVAMMVHPYKASIAKPNKLTSIQARYHFHGKAAHAAMSPWMGRNALDAAVQCYTGISAQRQQFRPDVRVHGIFTKGGSRPNIIPEEAELLYYIRASKTVELESVVKKCENCAKGAAIAADCTVDIKYESFYAEVLSNLQLADLFQKNCESLGMDFSKDDKIVKSLGGSTDMGNVSFVVPSIHPMYAINTDAPNHSREFTTAAGSPGAQKSTLIQAKAMALTALQLLLPGGDALLKNIKAEFAEVPPNPYVTGQKSFENTS, translated from the exons ATGGAGGCTGTAGCTGTAGACAAAATCGATAGTTCTTCAGAGAGGTTGAATACCTTGAGCCAGGAGCTATGGAATAACCCAGAATTATGTTTTGAAGAGCACCATGCCCATGAAATTCTGACAACATTCTTGGAGAAAGAAGGTTTTCAG GTTCAAAAACAATACATCCTCAAGACAGCCTTCAAGGCATCCTTTGGTAACGATGATGGACCTCAAATAGCACTAATGGCTGAGTACGATGCTTTGCCAGACATAGGCCATGCATGTGGACATAATCTCATCGCAGAAGCTGCCATAGGTGCAGCACTTGGTGTTAAAGCTGCCCTTGAACAAATGAAACAACCAAGGGGAAGA GTAATTGTTCTAGGGACCCCTGCAGAAGAAGGAGGATGTGGCAAAGCATTGCTGATCAAAGGAACAGCTCTAGAGGGTATCGATGTGGCTATGATGGTACATCCTTACAAGGCTTCTATAGCTAAACCTAACAAACTTACATCCATCCA GGCGAGGTATCATTTTCATGGTAAGGCTGCCCACGCAGCCATGAGCCCATGGATGGGTAGAAACGCCCTGGATGCTGCCGTTCAATGTTACACTGGCATCTCTGCTCAGAGGCAGCAATTCCGCCCGGATGTTAGAGTCCACG GTATTTTTACAAAGGGTGGCAGCAGACCCAATATAATTCCTGAAGAAGCAGAACTCTTATACTACATACGAGCATCCAAGACAGTAGAACTGGAATCTGTCGTGAAGAAATGTGAGAATTGTGCTAAAGGAGCAGCAATAGCTGCAGACTGCACA gttgatattaaatatgaaagtttttaTGCAGAAGTATTGAGCAATCTTCAGCTGGCAGATCTATTCCAAAAGAATTGTGAGAGCCTTGGAATGGACTTCAGTAAAGATGATAAGATTGTGAAAAGTCTTGGGGGATCCACCGACATGGGAAATGTCTCGTTTGTTGTGCCCAGTATTCACCCAATGTATGCCATCAACACAGACGCTCCCAATCATTCTAGGGAATTCACTACCGCAGCAG GTTCTCCAGGTGCCCAGAAATCAACTTTGATACAAGCTAAGGCTATGGCTCTCACAGCACTGCAGTTACTACTACCTGGAGGAGATGCTCTATTGAAGAACATTAAAGCAGAATTTGCAGAAGTTCCCCCAAATCCTTACGTTACCGGACAAAAGTCTTTTGAAAATACGAGTtga
- the LOC139960573 gene encoding xaa-Arg dipeptidase-like isoform X2, producing MEAVAVDKIDSSSERLNTLSQELWNNPELCFEEHHAHEILTTFLEKEGFQVQKQYILKTAFKASFGNDDGPQIALMAEYDALPDIGHACGHNLIAEAAIGAALGVKAALEQMKQPRGRVIVFGTPAEEGGAGKVTMLEGGAFMGLDVAMMVHPANENANVPGFFARRKARYHFHGKAAHAAMSPWMGRNALDAAVQCYTGISAQRQQFRPDVRVHGIFTKGGSRPNIIPEEAELLYYIRASKTVELESVVKKCENCAKGAAIAADCTVDIKYESFYAEVLSNLQLADLFQKNCESLGMDFSKDDKIVKSLGGSTDMGNVSFVVPSIHPMYAINTDAPNHSREFTTAAGSPGAQKSTLIQAKAMALTALQLLLPGGDALLKNIKAEFAEVPPNPYVTGQKSFENTS from the exons ATGGAGGCTGTAGCTGTAGACAAAATCGATAGTTCTTCAGAGAGGTTGAATACCTTGAGCCAGGAGCTATGGAATAACCCAGAATTATGTTTTGAAGAGCACCATGCCCATGAAATTCTGACAACATTCTTGGAGAAAGAAGGTTTTCAG GTTCAAAAACAATACATCCTCAAGACAGCCTTCAAGGCATCCTTTGGTAACGATGATGGACCTCAAATAGCACTAATGGCTGAGTACGATGCTTTGCCAGACATAGGCCATGCATGTGGACATAATCTCATCGCAGAAGCTGCCATAGGTGCAGCACTTGGTGTTAAAGCTGCCCTTGAACAAATGAAACAACCAAGGGGAAGA GTTATCGTATTTGGTACACCAGCTGAGGAAGGGGGTGCAGGCAAGGTCACTATGCTAGAGGGCGGTGCATTTATGGGCCTTGATGTTGCAATGATGGTTCATCCTGCAAATGAAAATGCCAATGTACCAGGATTTTTTGCCCGTAGAAA GGCGAGGTATCATTTTCATGGTAAGGCTGCCCACGCAGCCATGAGCCCATGGATGGGTAGAAACGCCCTGGATGCTGCCGTTCAATGTTACACTGGCATCTCTGCTCAGAGGCAGCAATTCCGCCCGGATGTTAGAGTCCACG GTATTTTTACAAAGGGTGGCAGCAGACCCAATATAATTCCTGAAGAAGCAGAACTCTTATACTACATACGAGCATCCAAGACAGTAGAACTGGAATCTGTCGTGAAGAAATGTGAGAATTGTGCTAAAGGAGCAGCAATAGCTGCAGACTGCACA gttgatattaaatatgaaagtttttaTGCAGAAGTATTGAGCAATCTTCAGCTGGCAGATCTATTCCAAAAGAATTGTGAGAGCCTTGGAATGGACTTCAGTAAAGATGATAAGATTGTGAAAAGTCTTGGGGGATCCACCGACATGGGAAATGTCTCGTTTGTTGTGCCCAGTATTCACCCAATGTATGCCATCAACACAGACGCTCCCAATCATTCTAGGGAATTCACTACCGCAGCAG GTTCTCCAGGTGCCCAGAAATCAACTTTGATACAAGCTAAGGCTATGGCTCTCACAGCACTGCAGTTACTACTACCTGGAGGAGATGCTCTATTGAAGAACATTAAAGCAGAATTTGCAGAAGTTCCCCCAAATCCTTACGTTACCGGACAAAAGTCTTTTGAAAATACGAGTtga